AGCTGAAACAGGCCGATATCCGACGCTGTCCAAGCAGAACGCAGAGCTGCAGCGTGAGAACGACGAGCAACGCAGTTTGAGCAATCGTGTCACTCTGCTGCACCATCTGTATCGCTCTGTTAATCGCTTCGTTCTCAATTACGATGATAGCGGCAATACTTAATAATCGTTTATTGCTATCAGTTTCAGAGAATCCTGACGATTTGGATGCGCTGACTTCCGCTCATCTACTGTTTGGTGGTCCTCCAACCGTGATTCTTGAACCCGACCTAACTACGTTGGACTACAATCGGCTGGTTGGCAGCGTGTCACTCAACTGCAGCAGGTCTTCTGGAATAGATGGCGGGAGGAGTATCTGACTCTTCTCCAGCAAAGATCCAAGTGGCGCACTCCTGATCGTCGTCTCCAAGTCAACGACGTGGTCTTGATGAAGGACGAAAATTTGCCTCCTCTTCGGTGGCCGCTAGCCCGTGTCATGTCACTTATCCCTGGCAAGGACGGCGAGTGTCGAGTTGCCGAGTTAAAGACGTCGTGTGGCAGCACCCGGAGAGCCATAAATAAACTATGTCTACTGCCCCTGAAGGATAATGTTGAAAGATAGGCTTTCAACGGCGGGAGTATGTcgggagcagcagacagcgcatgttaatgcaatgctgtgacagcgtctgccagcagcgctgcatcTGCCGACAGCGCTGTATGCTCTCTGTTAGCGATCGCTTGCAGTTCGATAGGCTAATTGCCTTTACTCTTGTTTTGACTCTTCAATTGTAATTGCTTGTTACTACGCAAGTCACAGCCAAATAGTCTAAAGTGGTGGTTacatatacgtacatatgtaccatttaataaacaattgaatttgaaactcgcgtgttttatttataagcaatAGACGTGCAAATAAAGCTACTAAAAAATCTTAGTAGTGCAACACACTCCTTAGACAGACTTGAAATTATTCCAATTAAAGAATTAGAAAAGTCGagaaatttctatttattgtgAATAAGTCAggtgaaatataatatattcagaAGACAGCAAGATACCAAATTCAATGCTTTATTGAAAACTTATGACCTTTTCCTTAAGGGTATAGTTGCAGAGCAGATTCTTCAGTGACTTGAAGAACTTTGTCAACGGACTGTTTCGCTGAAACCCAAAAAACATCGCCGGGCATCGGCTGCAGCTCATGGCGCATCGCAGAACTCCAATGTTCCCAGCACGCGGAAGGTCTGGAAGGGTAAGAGCTATTGAGATCAAAGACTTGTTGAATGattttactaatatattttgacctTTGTAAAACAGATGCCAATCCGTACAAGAAAAAGAAGTACGAACAGCTAGAAAACGAAGAGAATCTACGGCGCTGTCCTGTGGCTCTACTGGAATTCTATAAATCGAAATGGTATTTTctaattgatataaatattttgtattaacttatattttccatttttaagtgTAAAGACGCGCAACAAAGCTTTATACTTCCAACCAGATATATCTTGTGTGCCCGATTCGCCCGTTTGGTACTCCTCACAGCCGCTTAGCCAGGATGCATTGCAGCGAATGCTGCATCGAGTGAAGATGATTCATGGAATCAACCAACCCTATTGACAACTTAATGTATAGTTAGACAGACCGACgatacacgcatacacattGTATGTGAAaggattattaaaataaactataaatatagataCAGTGTACATACTATAGAGCATAACAACAAGCATGTAACAATTTAGCCATTGTCGCGCTGTTCTTCTATAggtgttttatttgtaaaatgctGTACTccttaattaacaaataattttaaatatacaatatacatgtattttactgcatatatatgcatttttttttaatatttcacacGGGTCCTTGGAAATGAGGGGATGAcagcaaattttgaaataagattAAGGATTAacccaaataaaaatttgcaaaaaaatatttgttttcgaATTTGCTTTGTTCGCCACACTGAAAAGTTATGCTTCATTTTTCTCAGTGCAAGTGAAAAGGAACAAAGTGTACTCATTCTTGTACATgtttacatacacatacacatataatgGATGTGtgcatatttgcttttatttttgttggtatgtacatacatacatacatatgtatatatgtgagCGGGTTAGTGAGTGAGCTTTGAGCGAGTTTTCTTCCATGAAATTGACGGATTCAAAACGGTCAGAAACGTTTTTTAAGGGATTAATTATATTatcgttaaattatttagattTTCCACTTAACTTTTagtatgaaattaataaaaaaagacattaaatttatttaattagaagATGAGTTGCTAATAAATCGGCAGAGATACAGCGTTTTTTTGAAAACGACTGTAGCTCcgccaaaaaaaatagatatgtacatatatatataatatatatatatatatataatatatatatatatatatgtatatatacatatgtcgCTATGCCCCTCAGAAACATTTGTTTGGGATTAAACCTAGGTTAATAgttaatatgtacatatgtataaatctCTTACACTTTTTGAAATAGACTATCTAGATCTAGATAGATCTATCCACTATCATttcatacacatatgtatgtacatacatacatacatatacaatacatatatacataatttccAATTTGTAAACGTTGAATGatttaattatgataattGAAGTCATCTAATGATAACTTCATTCTAtgtacaaacatacatacctacacatttttaatgaattaaaacaCGCCAGATCGAGTTAGAAaagatttatgtatgtatgtataaatataaattacggTTTACGTTTGCAACTTAAACTATGGGCTGGACTTCAGCTTGCACAATGGATATGCCTAAGCCTACGATTCTCTTAGTCTATGTATGTGagtatatatacgagtatatacatatgtagtatgtagtatatatatgcatttgtATAGTTAAAGATTAGTATTGCGCTGGACTCGGTTGCATTTTGTGGACGGTACTCTAATATTGCTCGTTGAGCGCAACGAAATACACAcgtgctcatcgctccgcatttgatctgcgactgaactcaacgctgcgcgctgcgttagaacttcgaattttcgaaagagccgaagaggctctggtgttcgaatcgcagcgcTTGGCCCgaccatgatacaattatacaaggtagtctcgtcggaaaaAGCTTCCGTCAGTACGCATTCGTATTTCGACGCAAGAGGTTGTCTGCGGACGAATTTTTTTCTGCAATTAACCCTTGTGCaaaatgacattttgcaaTGTATGCCGTAGATACGGatagaattaaaacatttcgagaattagagaattctcatatatattgttaatattattcataaacaacttacattttagaaatatgtcaaaagacattaatattagcttcaaattatgtaaatattaatatcatcgTCTAAGGGTTAATGCGCATTTCATTGTCGTCTCGCTCACACTGCTGTGCTGAGactctttcactcgcactcattgttttgtttaaagtcGGACAGCTttttccgacgagactaccttgtataattgtatcatgggCCCGACTGGGGttgcaataatactgtttttaatgatacaaaaatttgtatgggcTGAAGCATCTATGTATTCTATGGTTAgtggtagaagggtattataactttgttgcgtcaacagccgagacgatctagccatgtccgtctgtccgtccgtccgtatgaaacactgggtCTCAGAGactaagagatagagctataattttttttcgacagtgTTGATGCAAGCGCATTGCTAAGTGAgaggcacacctccgctccgccgaccgaaaagcactcaaagctttttcgctcactagcaatgcgctcagtgcgtaagaatgcactcaagctccagtgctctcagcttctctctcccacaactcaccaccgctgagccGCGCTCAGCACAATAGATCGACGAAATGCCGTCTGCATTTTCTCTATTGTTAGTTCTAAACCTCGCCTCACTTAAATCGGTATAATTACCTCCCAATTGTGCGTTTTCAACAACCCGAAAAGTTCataataaatctatatatatatattataagaaaaaccgcgagtgtttttatttcggaaAAAGCAATTCTGATACTTTCAGCGCCCCCACGAACatttggtccttcgagccggatgTCATTATCATCGGCATTCCAGCATACTACGCTGATAAGTATCACaagttttttctatttgtcCTATCCTTCTCCCACGGTCGTCCGCCCCTCAATTTCCGAGATATTGTGCAAAAAATTCCAACATCTTTTGCCAAGTTGCTTTCCATTTTGCTTCGGACGACCTTTTCTGCGTTTTTTATCCTatatacattaatttataacaaattattatatctaTTTTTTCCGCCAAtcgcgtacgtatgtatgcatgtgtgtttttctttttttctgagtgcaagtgcaagtgcaaacGGTGAGAAGTGGAAAGTATTCCAAGAgagaaatatactaaagtgcgaatgttatatattgtatactccatacatatataaacatttaaattaaataacttaaattcCAGCTGTGCGTACCagcatttcgttttttctttatttcttgtCCGTTGTACGTTTGTATGTCGCGATAATCGCCGACATACATTCATACACTCATATTTGTGCTCTCTCTTTTGTCCGCAAGCGCACCGGCTTGCAGCCGCGCTTGCTCTCGCGCTCTCACCGCACACACACGTTCTCTTGCACACTGCGCTCTTGTCGGCTTGCAGCCGcacttgctctcgctctctcgagttttacatacaaacatacgtgCACTTCGCTTGCTTAGACGTTGGCAGCGCAGTgcaagcatacatacatacatacgtacacacTGTTGTGCATGCTTAACCGCGTGCACAAGTACTTCTGCGAGTGAAGTAATAGATTGGCAGGGCAGCGGTAGTCGCACTCGACATACCCTAccctttcctttttttttgccaagtgatatatttagtgtgtgtatttgagaGCAACTCCCAGCTCAAGTGTCGGTGTATAGGCTACCTCCAGCCAGTGTCCCACACACATacccacacacatatacacacctACGTATAAATACACTTCTCCTTCCAACACATatccatatacaaatatataaataatcttttgtttttttttttcgtgacaatttatttattatttttccatcCAGCGCTTTTTTAAccacatttgtgttttttccagCGTATTGTATTTTCgtggtattttttttcgttcctttttgttcttgttttttttcgacaaTCATTTGCTTGATTGTCGCGGGAATTTTCCCCGCGCCCCCTTTTCGTTCGTTGCCTGTGTCCGCAGTCCGTACCCATTTGGGTACAAAATACCTCAGCACTACCTGTGGtattttttctagtattttttggtatattttctactagTTACATCCATTCCTTCCGTCCCGATCTACAAGATGGCACAAAACAAAGTAGACACAGCGTTGACGAAATTCATCGCCGCGACTGATCGTATCAGTCACTTTGCGGCGAGAGTCAACAATCTTTCGGTTGATAGCCCATCCCTATATACGTGCCAAGTCCGAAGGGACCAGATGCGTTCCTTATGGGAAAAGGTCGAGAATGAGTATGAGGCTTGCTCTTGCGTCATGTCTGAGGAGATGAGCACAGAAGAGCTCCCTACTGTTCAGGCCAAATACGAGTACTGCTATGCTGCCTACGAGCAGTGTGCAGCTCTGTTAGGTGAGCAAATAGCCAACGCATCCCAGGCGCTCACCCCCCGTACACCCGTACAACCACAAGCTGTGCAATTTATGCCCACAGGGTGTCGATTACCTCCGTGCGACACCGAAGTTTTCGGAGGCGATTACACTCGCTGGCCCACCTTCCGGGATTTATTTACGGCCCCTCTACATCCAGAACCC
This window of the Drosophila albomicans strain 15112-1751.03 unplaced genomic scaffold, ASM965048v2 utg000119l_pilon, whole genome shotgun sequence genome carries:
- the LOC127566271 gene encoding transcriptional regulator QRICH1-like; translated protein: MILLIYFDLCKTDANPYKKKKYEQLENEENLRRCPVALLEFYKSKCVKTRNKALYFQPDISCVPDSPVWYSSQPLSQDALQRMLHRVKMIHGINQPY